The Aedes aegypti strain LVP_AGWG chromosome 1, AaegL5.0 Primary Assembly, whole genome shotgun sequence sequence ATCATCAATGCAGAACAGTAGTGCTCTTGACTTCTAGTAGTAGTAAAATTTATCCATCGCTGGCATAGTAATTTGAACAATATTGCAgtaaatgtaaaaaatatacattaaattttaacataattctAAATAGTAATTTTAAAAACCATGCGGCGGTTGAAATTACTCTAACATTAGTTTCAGTGTACTGAGAAGTAAAATTGCCAataaacttgcatcttgtcacctttattcacagatgAAAGGatcaatgaagagaaatcgatcatgcgacttacgcccttattcggCCACACGCTTGAAATTAGGAACATTCGGAAATGAAATCAACTCCCCCGCACCACAGCAAATGTGACAGCGATGTAAACAGAATTGAAGCTGAGCGCTGAGCGAATTTTTGCTCGTGTTGGCCATTGATCTACAAATTTCGTGATCCGCGGAACGATTTTGTACAGTTTTTTGACCAAAGACGAAGTGCTCAACAAAGCCCATGAACAGGCGGCTACCACTGAAGCTCAAAGAGGTAAGCTACAAATGTTTTCCTATTGGGTAGATGAATCATTAATTCAAATACTTTGCAGCTTTCGGAATGCTTCCGAACTCGAACGTTGGACCCAGTTTCAGCAACGGAGCAAACACTTCAACTGGCCAACCGACTCCAGCACCTGAATGCCTTTATCCGCACATCGCCGGAAAAAGCCCTAGCTCAGGCGGAAAAATCCTCCACGCGTCACAAAACCGGTAAACCTTTGAGTCTGCTGGATGGCGCCCCGATAGCAGTGAAGGACAATTTCTGCACAAAGGGAATCCACACAACCTGCGCGGCACGGATGCTGGAAAATTTCGTTCCGACCTACAATGCCACCGTTTATGAGCGGTTGGCCCGAAACGGAGCAGTTCTGGTGGGCAAAACCAACATGGACCAGTACGGAATGGGCTCCGGAACGGTGGATTCCATCTTCGGTCCAACGAAGAATTACTGGGATGCTGTCGAAGGGGAAAGCGATTTCCGGATTGCTGGTGGAAGTAGCGGAGGCTCGGCAGTCGCGGTTGCTTCCGGAATATGCTTTGCGTGGGTATTAATATAGaatagggctggtagcgactgagggTCATAAAAATGGGAACATTACAGACTTCTCCATAGATGGTGGCAGGTCTCTTTTTTTGATGCGAAATTTTACATGATCCAAAAGAAacttccagtaatttcctcagaaaATATAATCCTACATTatcctttttcttcttggcagaGCCTGGTTGTCTGCTTAGTCAGTATGAACActtcacagttaataactgagagctttctttgtcaaagttgtcaAAGTGTCATGTTGCAGTACGATAATAATCTATGCCAAAGAAAGTCGTCGCTACCAGTCTTGCTTTTGATATATTTACCAAACACGGGGAGCATTGAATATATTATTGTTCCAGCGCTTTGGGTTCGGACACCGGAGGCTCAACTAGGAATCCGGCTTCGTACTGCGGAGTCGTTGGTTTCAAGCCCACTTATGGACTTCTATCTAGATACGGCCTAATTCCGCTAGTCAATTCAATGGATGTGCCCGGAATTCTTACCAGAACTGTAGACGATTGCTTGGCCGTTTTCAACGCAATTGCTGGACCGGATGACAGAGATTCCACCACGACTAAAACCTTCTTCAAACCAATATCGTTGCCGGACGCTTCAAAAATTTGCCTCAAGGGGCTGAAGGTTGGAATCCCCATCGAATATCACTGTGAAGGACTTTCGGACGAGGTTCTCACTACCTGGGCCAAAGTAGCTGATATGTTGGAAGACGCAGGGGCCTCTGTCCACCCGGTTTCCCTTCCCTACACGTCGGCATCGATCTTCGTCTACTCGATTCTAAATCAATGCGAAGTTGCAAGCAACATGGCCCGATACGACGGGATTGAATTTGGTCACCGGTCCGATGAAGATGCCAGCACCGAGCAGCTTTATGCCAAGTCGCGAGCGGAAGGATTCAACGGAGTGGTCAAAAACCGAATCCTATCGGGAAACTTTTTCCTCTTGCGGAAGAATTACGACAAATACTTCGAAAAGGCTTTGAAGGTGCGACGCTTGATTGCCAACGACTTCGATCGAGCCTTCCAGGAAGTGGATATTCTGCTAACCCCCACAACTCTCAGCGATGCTCCTCGTTATTCGGAGTTCATTCAGAGCAACAACCGAGACCAATGTGCGGTGCAGGATTTCTGCACCCAGCCGGCCAATATGGGAGGCATTCCGGCGCTCTCGCTACCGATAAGGCTTTCGGAACAACGACTTCCTATCAGCTTACAGGTGATGGCACCAAATTTCTCCGAAAAACGATTGTTCAAAGTCGCCAAATGGATAGAAGAGCAAGTTAAGTTTGAAACAAATTATAATTAGtctttaaaatcaataaaaaatagtCAACTAGTTTTCTAACGAAGCGATTACGATTACACTTCCTACTTAACGTATCCGACCATGGTCCGAGCCACAAAGTTGTTCACCACGATCCAGAAAACGGTCGAGACCGCATTCGGCACTCCGGTCGGAAAATTCAGCACCTTCCCGAATGGTTCAAAGTTGAAATTGCTTCCAAACACGACCACGGGTGTGTACCGGTAAAATATCGAGATTCCAATCAATCCCAAGGCCAGCACCGCGTACAAGCCGTACCCAATGCCGTAATCGTAGATTAGCTTCCTACTATTATAGCTGTCCCTCGGCACTGCCATTTCCTTCTCCAGCTGAACCAATGCGCGTTCCTTGTGCACGTATTCGAGGTAGTGTTCCCGCATGGATATTTTGGCCAGCTCACGGCGAGCCTGCTCGATTTGGGCACGCAGCGATATCAATTGCGGCGGTTCCCGGAGCACCAGAGGAAGGATCTAAAAATGATTCCAAGGGAAGTTATGCTGAATGGCTGAAAAACTCATTGAGAATAAGACTTACCAATTTAGCAATTTTAGATGAAAATGCCATCAAAAAGCAAACGGCGCTTATAACGAATAATAAATACATCCTAGCTAATGGTTAAAATTGCCTtactttttggaatttctgataTTTTCGGTAAATATTATCGATGGAAACgcggaaaaattaaaattttgcaggATGAAAATCATTCGAAGTGGATTTCAGatcaaaacaatgtttttttttacaaaagggCCTAAACTGTTCCATTTTCCGCTTTTGACATCTGAAGGGAGGGGAAGGACACCAAAATTATTTATCACGCTAAGATCTGTCcacccaaatatgggtaaagtTTACCCATAATCGCTGGAAAGTGCACACACATTTTATGGGTAAACAAGGCTCTACCCACAAAAGGGtaaactacagttaactctcccttactcgatattccttatgtcgatatcgagttagagaaccatagtaaaaattgattttcatggctaactcgatggtcccttggaacgcagttgcactacttttgtgttctgtaactcgatacctccctaactcgatggtcccttcaatatcgagtaaagctaagtatgctgttccgctcaagaaaagaaaaaaaattctgctgaagaaatggtcaagaaatttcctacagtgagctccatttgaattgacatttcttttcaactgcgtactgcgatcaaagaaaaatgcttttcttgagcatttcttgcaagaaatttgccACGCAtcgagatcttcttcttcttctgtcgggtgtgggataactgcgtccattttttaggactattgtgatataccctattactctatgtacacaatgttttccagtagcaaatgtgcctccggaatactttgcgcatttgactgaactttgaaccatctgccattgatgggcagaagtcctaggttgcagtgttgtagttcccccaatctggcgtgatcagcctaataaagctaaccacctccctgggggatgcgttccaaatatcagctggctgtaagtagtgcttgccaaatattttgaacctacgatggatgtgtgcactgcaagagcagagaaggtgttgtgaggtttcgtccgtctcgtcacagaaacggcaatttgtgttttggacgacaccgatcttgtataagtggtatctgcttgggcagtgaccagttattagaccgatgtatgttctgagatcccttttgttgagacctataagtttttgtgtttgtgtcgtgtttattgttacgaaccttttggactgattcgcattggaaactgtattccaatttgattgaatttgaccgaacaaccagttgttcaattccgtgtttagtgcagagtttgaaatgccaaggaatggctctggaccaatgaacatattggttgatccattccttgctagctgatcggcaatttcgttaccctctagacccgtatgtcctgggatccaatatagtttaactcgattgcgttcagctagggatttcagtgcaagaatgcattcccacacaagttttgagttgcaagtgaaagccttcaaagattgaagcgctgcttgactatcagagaaaatacatatggtggcatgtctgtaatttcttttcagacacagctgcgcacattccttgattgcatagacttctgcttgaaatactgtaggccactgtccaagagagacagagattttggttttcggtccgtatactccagaccctgtcaaattattcatttttgaaccatctgtgtagaatttaatagatcccggtgaaatggtgggtccacctccttcccattcctcacgagaaggaaagaccaccgtgaatggcgagtcatagtttaccactttttccatccagtcactacatttttcaacaataggatttatcgaaaattcgtttaatatactgaggtgacctgttaagtcccctgacagtaggactgttgatcgttttagccgaagagcacttttctcagcatccagctttatgaattgatccagccggggtagattgagtatagcatctagggcaaacgagggggtactacgaactgcaccggttatggcaatacaggcagtacgttgaattttgttcagcttagctctagccgtagcttcctttgtcttaggccaccaaacaagggacgcataggttattctaggccgaacgattgttttatagatccacatgatcatactgggttttagaccccatgttttaccacaggtctttgagcaaacccagagtgaattgtgacctttatttatgattgtttgaagatgggtgttccaatttagttttgcgtcaagtgtgatgccaagatacttgacctcatttgagtaaactaattgtatttggttcaagaaaagagggcggagttgtacctttcgtctttttgtgaacggtacaattgttgtttttgaagggtttattcctagtttctctttttgacaccaggagagtgtgtgattgagagcaatttgcatccttgatgaaataacgctgtcaaatttgcctcgtacaataatgactacgtcatctgcgtatccaacaacttcaaaaccccttctttctaagctatctagcagttcgtccaccactaatgaccacaataagggagatagtactcccccttgagggcatccccttgtagccattacagtaatgcgcgaatcactcagctcagatgagatctgtcgatttgctagcatagcatgtacccaggttgcaatgcatgggtcgaagtttctcctcaacattgccgaacctatagacgaataagaagcgttatcgaacgcgccctcaatatcaagaaatgctataagagcgatttcttttgcattaaaagttttctcgatcttgttcactagcgtgtacagtgctgagaccgttgattttccgctttgataagcaaattgggatttagaaagaggcatagttttcataaatttagaatctatatactcgcataataccttctccatgattttaagcattaccgaggataggcttatcggtcggaatgctttagggttggttttgtccttttttcctgcttttggaataaagacaactcgaacttgacgccaatcatttggaatgtgtcccagaactaaacttgccttaaaaatctctaccatgtgtggaatcagtgtctcttcctctttttggataagcgctgggaagattccatccatgccagcagatttgaatggctcgaaagatctcactgccctaacaaccctatcgcgagtaaaagcttctttggcaacctttattgcgtccctttttgctcctgagtcccctgataggaacccgtgtggaactgagacgtcaagtctggcaccttcagcatttagactcgtttgtgggattgaatcaggaaagtgaactcttagcatttcactcagtgtttcacgaggttccacagtgagtgaaccgtcagtcctttgaagacttcccaaaccattggagtgatccttcgaaagagttttatgaagtcgagcagctacgggagttttctcaatgctttcacacatgagaacccatgatttccgttttgctcgtctcatttctttgttatactctgtcagagcctttcggtatagactccaatcagaagtgcgtttggctcggttgaattccttccgagcagttttcctgagtttatcaaggttgaagttccaccatggaacatctctgttcgaactaactgttttgatcggacagctctcttgataagcatttagaattttgtttttaatagaatccgaagctgcttctaactgtataatagtctgaatattcggctctattatatagtcttcagaacggagaatagctgagtaggtttcccaatcagttttcttgggatctttaaacgacttttgaatcattagacccccttcccactcgaagactatatgtttatggtctgacatagatatttcattagaaacatgccagttttttattttatccgagatggattgactgcataaagtcagatcaaggacttcttgtcgtaagatgttttcaaatgtaggcttatcaccgacattgcatatgtcaatatttttggaggaaagaaactgcaaaagatgctcacctctgatatttgtgtttgtacttccccatacaaggtgatgagcattggcgtcacaaccgatgacgaaggggatgttgtgtttttgactgtaagagacaagagcagccatctctggaggaggaatgtcttctgcgtcgccagggaaatacgccgaaaccataatgatctcagtactgcccctagcagtagaaacctccatcctgaccgctacgatgtcccttttgatgaattctgtaattggaaaacatttagtatcattgcgtattagaatagctgctctgggagagagctggctgtcatcatataccaacctacacgagtttagttgaataccttgtattcgagttttgttgacccatggctcttgaatcagtgccacggaaaggtgttcttttgtgaatctcctgcaaagcacatctgttgcgcactgagcatgatggagattcacttggaggattttaatcattgctgaggcgttccgcattttccggacgtttgccgtccttctttggatgttgcggatcatcaacttttgattttgggggatgtcttagattttggtttttgtcctttcccttacctaggcctgctggcttatcccctgtggtcaattttacacttttgaaatttccactgcccttattgggagccattgaggtgacaccgcttgggccaggaagtgaggtcaaatatgcatcttttccatcagaggaagacaagctagcctgtatggtgggagttggttgtgggatgctactagaggcctcctcagatttctcttgggtcggctgtccagttggattgtcattggagtttggggttgtgctctttactttcctcaactgtatttctccaaagcggaagttgaggatgaacttggattgaatgagtttttccatggacggtccatctacattaaagacccacaccacatgcttgttgttaggagtgagccgttgcatgacacgccagttgttggttatcagatcgttctgactctcgatgagagctttgatacgatcatcggtgtattgtgcgctttgagggaagaaggctcgaatcagttctggacgttgaatcttatcctcatccattgcaaccacctcaacgccttccaggggatttaatgcaggtgttatctcctttacccattccgcagtctcctgatccttacaaataagaaccatatggccagacttgtagataaggttagagaacttgggcttcattgtcgcgttccgttgttgttcaacccgaagcagcagtgcctcctggagaacgtccagctgagtcgttgaaagttgggtcgtggggaagtcttttgggattattccgactctcctgcgactggtaatttcaccgtagcttagactagtctgttttttatcttctggtgggggtttgttgatcgtcgaggctgttgagctgttggtttcctgttgcccaacgcgctttctcggattcaggtgttgtttcatccgtttctgcttatgttcttcttcagcatttgtagacttgtcaaggtcctgccgagtgcgtttcgaaggagttgacaccatagcctcaccccccgtgattctggatagggcctcagggcggcttaagccactttgtcggagtgcttttagctgcttcctttggctccgagtgatctttttggtgccagtaggtttttgtttgttcgcgtcatctgttggatgttgatcggtcttcccatcaataggacccgaggtgacgttcgatcctgtgattgatggctgcgatcctgacaagtttattgtgactgtaattccatcctcttcgtcgtccattggttcaaccgaaggatggagtcctgggtcgttcgggagtgtcagagggaggtcggtttccatgttttcatgcgaactactgagaagctcatcttcggtcagtccaagcttaccaaaagcattctctgtttccgtttcgtccgactgggagaggcagtcgtcacctttttcgaactgagggaggcagtcgacaccttttattttggtttgattatttgcactcattttttggtcccacgagtcgctggggaaagacggtccgctgcatcattgccccgccctaatgcagtaagagctacatactggagagttcgccctggtgctctccaggctccgttagcgattgagcatattttaaaccccctcaaccattcatccatcagcacgggtcgcatcacaccttgggattggggttacctgattagtagatttttactacaggatcaggcaatccgtagtgttattcttagccagttgagacaaccactaccgacactacacggctatctaggctgcttggAAAAGAAGATAACATTGAATATTAACTTCTATGAACGACCAAGCAGCcagcatcgagataggcgattacttttctgttgaagtgcatacttcgttTAAGGGAAAGATGATTGTAATAAAACCCATTAATGGGTATTTGATCAAGAGCAGaaatattgactgtttaacgagaaacttgcgaccagtgatgcatttgaacgcgttcagttcgcgttctagttcaatttgttgaacgcagcgatcaagtaggcttgaacattgttcagttcaaaaatgtGAACCCGTGCGAGCCAAAAACTGAACCCAATAAATCTTGACTGGTTTACGACAAAAAATTATGccagagcttttttttttgatatgcaTAATATCAAGAGCTGTATGTTTATTCCCTTCATGGAAGTTTACGGCGATTCACTCAATTGTTTCCCAAGCGAGAGCTCCGATCATAATTGCCAACTGAACGAGCCGTTCTTGAGGAACGACATGCTCTTGCTCGCAAGTTCATTGactactgcgttctcgtgcaaatttggctcgggatccgttcacttttggctcgcgttcagttcaaaatgcatcactgcttgcgacgatcgacgcgcctccataattcatataacggtgggtattagaactatgttggaggtgatgatttcgcatttTGGAGATTAAcatgtttggaggggattttaacctccaaattgccaaataacctccaaatcatcacctccaagttagttctaatacactCCGTTAtatggcgcgtcgatcgtcgcaagtttatcattaaaccacagacaaacagatgtaacacttagaacaaatcttgatcaaaatcatagtcacgaagcCATGTacacccaatgctaaaatcggtgtgtttagccgacgggccaacagacggcggtagtgtgtaaacgtcaaacacgaacaaaaacgatgcgagcgctttaggtggtggattggccacctaccatatttttgaatcgaccgttaaaaaggtgatcgatgggcaatgatgagagtgtgacgtctgtttgtatgtggttaaacagtcaataggtatgctgttccgctcaagaaaagtaaaaatttctacCTCAGAAATAGTCAAGAAATTcactacagtgagctccatttgaattgacatttcttttcaactgcgtactgcgatcaaagaaaaatgcattttttaagcattacttgcaagaaatttcccacgcatcgagattcgtcatcaaacgtcaacatcccaccgcaaaatcgctagtgtttggaggggattttaacctccaaattgccagaTAACCTCGAAATCATCATCttcaagttagttctaataacctccgttatataaaatatggtggcgcgtcaaTCGTCGCAAGTTTTTCGTTAAACAATCAAtagacgattacttttctgttgaagtgcaagAAGAGTGGACTTCAGAGTAGTTTTATTTCAACGTGCTAAGATTCCTACCCCTTCAATGTTCTGATTCCGACCGCTTGATGGCGCTGACTTGACGTTTAAAAGTCACGTCACAGTCAAAAAATCAGGCTTTCAGtgttgactgtttaacgagaaacttgcgacgatcgacgcgccaccataattcatataacggtGGGTATTacaactaacttggaggtgatgatttcgcaatttggaggttaaaatcacctccaaacactagcgattttgcggtgggatgttgacgtttgatcacgagtACCGCAGAGTGACAGATCAGCCAGCCAGCCCAGACGACGGGAGCAGCGAGTGCGAAGAAGTGCAAAAGTGAGTTTGAGTGCGTGTAGCAGAAGAAAAGACTCTGACCTCGTCGGTGTGGTCATCTGTGCTCCGCAATCCGAATACGATTCTAGCTGGCGTTATTTAACCATTATTTTCCACCTTCTCCGAACGCAGAGTCGCTGTCGAAAATCGCAGGAGGATCCAGTGAGTGTTGAGTGTGATAGACCATAGAGTTGCCGAGCTAATTTTCCCATAAGGAACTTTCGGCGCGATGGCTGGATTGCTGTCAATCTCGTCGCGTAATCTTCCGCGAACCGCACTTCGTATCAGCGGTGGCCTTCGTTCCCTGGAAGCGGGCTCACAGCAGGTAGGTGGTCACAAGGGCTGGAAAGGGAGCGATTGGGATGGTTAGCTTAATGAGAAAATTCGCCCAGACCATTATCTTGAAGGTCTTTCGCGTATTATGTAATCCCGGTTGGAAATATTTGCGAAATGGCTCCGAAGCCGGACAGAAGTTTCTTTGAGAAAAGCTCAATTCAATCTGTTGGTTTGCATCAGTGGGACGTGTCAGAAATTGTTTCGCAATCGATATGGCAAGCAAAATACCGATGCAAATCGATTAATCTTGGTTGAATCATAAATCGTCGGAGGGGAGTAGGGTAAAAGGACTATATTTCGACCAAAAACGGATAGATTTAATTTTTAACATTGATTTCTCATTAGGGCTTTCAGTGATTCAATTTCATATCCGTAAATGGCGTCTATGATATATTATGTTATATTCAATTGAAAATACTTGATAATCAACGTCATAGGTGTTATCAATCGATCATTATAATAACCAAAACTGCCGCTATTAAACGCACAGATTTCGACACCGTAGACTTAtgcgtttgacagaacagcaatgctgtcacaatgttaaattccatatacacggagaaatcagaatatccaaaaaataagttctttttactcaaatttgggtaaactgcatttagtttttacccacggttgggttgttttgcttctctcgcaacagcaatgttgtcaaaaacagagagagatgcaccgacccagcgtcgaagttcaatggaattagccaaatttgggttcttgcgagtttacctaacgttaagttgttttaacccatcacgGAGCCGCTGTCAAATGaaaacaacctaatgataggtatatatcagttaacccaaatttgggttatcccacggaagagccgaattgcgtcaaaaaaagtcaaagttgggttgatttgcggctccgtgtagggtagcgcctttgttttgatgcggtgagttcCGAAAGAGttacattcaatgatccattgttcGACAACCATAAacaaaccacagacaaacagacgtcacactctcatcattgtccatcgaccacctttttaacggtcgattcaaaaatatgttaggtggccaatccgccacccgcagcgcttgctTCGTTtgtgttcgtgtttgacgtttacacactaccgccatctgttggcccgtcggccaaacacgctgattttagcattgggcgtacatgtccccgtgactatgattttgatcgagatttgttctaagtgttacgtctgtttgtctgtgaacaAACTGTTTCCATTTATATATACTTCCATCTTTGGAATAATAGAAACATATAGATTTAATTTATCTAGCTTgaaccctagatacttaacttcatccaATTTTTTGGAACCCCTCTGATCGTGACTACATGTCTACTTGGAGGTTTCAAATTCGTGATcgaacgtcaacatcccaccgcaaaatcgttagtgtttggaggtgatgtttacttCCAAATCGTTAAACGTCAATTatgagcttttggtttatgtgggaatattattagttgagttttggaagcattatgggatatcttccagttttgcaagtatgaagaaaaaatattcaaact is a genomic window containing:
- the LOC5575985 gene encoding tail-anchored protein insertion receptor WRB; this encodes MYLLFVISAVCFLMAFSSKIAKLILPLVLREPPQLISLRAQIEQARRELAKISMREHYLEYVHKERALVQLEKEMAVPRDSYNSRKLIYDYGIGYGLYAVLALGLIGISIFYRYTPVVVFGSNFNFEPFGKVLNFPTGVPNAVSTVFWIVVNNFVARTMVGYVK
- the LOC5575984 gene encoding glutamyl-tRNA(Gln) amidotransferase subunit A, mitochondrial; protein product: MNRRLPLKLKELSECFRTRTLDPVSATEQTLQLANRLQHLNAFIRTSPEKALAQAEKSSTRHKTGKPLSLLDGAPIAVKDNFCTKGIHTTCAARMLENFVPTYNATVYERLARNGAVLVGKTNMDQYGMGSGTVDSIFGPTKNYWDAVEGESDFRIAGGSSGGSAVAVASGICFAALGSDTGGSTRNPASYCGVVGFKPTYGLLSRYGLIPLVNSMDVPGILTRTVDDCLAVFNAIAGPDDRDSTTTKTFFKPISLPDASKICLKGLKVGIPIEYHCEGLSDEVLTTWAKVADMLEDAGASVHPVSLPYTSASIFVYSILNQCEVASNMARYDGIEFGHRSDEDASTEQLYAKSRAEGFNGVVKNRILSGNFFLLRKNYDKYFEKALKVRRLIANDFDRAFQEVDILLTPTTLSDAPRYSEFIQSNNRDQCAVQDFCTQPANMGGIPALSLPIRLSEQRLPISLQVMAPNFSEKRLFKVAKWIEEQVKFETNYN